The Garra rufa chromosome 23, GarRuf1.0, whole genome shotgun sequence genome includes a region encoding these proteins:
- the stoml3b gene encoding stomatin (EPB72)-like 3b yields the protein MKQQTHMEMESDTERGAQSKQNLISENSGGLGCCGWILVIISAFFSILLFPITIFISIKIVKEYERAVIFRLGRITSRKAKGPGIFFVMPCTDSFVKVDLRTISFDIPPQEILTKDSVTVSVDGVVYFRVSDPVASVANVSNADYSTRLLAQTTLRNVLGTKNLAEVLSDRESISQSMQMTLDEATDSWGIKVERVEIKDVKLPQQLQRAMAAEAEAAREARAKVIAAEGEMNASRALKEASLVIAESPSALQLRYLQTLNTIAAEKNSTIIFPLPMDVISHFMRK from the exons ATGAAGCAACAAACTCATATGGAAATGGAGTCAGATACAGAGCGAGGAGCCCAAAGCAAGCAGAATCTAATAA GTGAAAATAGTGGGGGTCTTGGCTGCTGTGGGTGGATCCTTGTGATTATCTCCGCATTTTTCTCCATCTTGTTATTTCCAATCACCATTTTCATAAGCATTAAG ATTGTGAAAGAGTATGAGCGTGCTGTCATATTTAGACTGGGGCGGATAACATCCCGAAAAGCCAAAGGACCAG GAATTTTCTTCGTCATGCCCTGCACGGACTCCTTTGTCAAAGTGGATCTTCGAACCATCTCATTTGACATCCCTCCCCAGGAG ATCTTGACCAAAGACTCAGTGACAGTTTCTGTGGATGGCGTTGTGTACTTCCGAGTAAGTGACCCTGTTGCATCAGTGGCAAATGTGAGTAATGCAGATTACTCCACTCGCCTGCTGGCCCAGACCACCTTGAGGAACGTCCTGGGCACCAAGAACCTGGCTGAGGTCCTTTCTGACCGAGAAAGCATCTCCCAAAGCATGCAG ATGACTCTAGATGAGGCCACAGATTCGTGGGGTATCAAGGTGGAGCGGGTGGAGATTAAAGATGTTAAACTGCCACAGCAGCTGCAGAGAGCAATGGCGGCAGAAGCAGAGGCGGCCCGTGAAGCCAGAGCGAAG GTGATTGCAGCGGAGGGTGAGATGAACGCATCCAGGGCTCTGAAGGAGGCGTCTCTAGTGATCGCAGAGTCTCCATCTGCCCTTCAGCTCAGATATCTCCAAACCCTCAACACCATTGCAGCCGAGAAGAACTCCACCATCATCTTCCCTCTGCCCATGGACGTCATAAGCCACTTCATGAGGAAATGA